The region TAAAAAAACTATTTATGATACAATTTTGTATGAAAACTTTTAACTATAATATTAAAAATGGTATTGAAAATAGCAATATTAATCTAAACATCTTAAAAGATGAAAAAAATATATTAATACAAGTTTTTTGTGGTCAAGGTTTCGATGCTTTAAAAGATATTATAGAAAAACTTAAAAAAGAACTTCCCCAATCTATTATTATTGGGACAACAACAGATGGAGAGATAAAAAATAATTCTATTACCACATCTAATACTATTGTTTCTATCTCGATTTTTCATAAAACTAAAATCATAGCCTCTTATGTAGAAGAAGAAAACTCTTTTAAAAATGGTTTTAATCTTGCAAAAAATCTAATTACACATAATACTAAACTTCTAATACTTTTTACAGATGGGACAACAACAAATGGAGAAAACTTTTTAAAAGGTGTAGAATCTTTTAGTAACACTACTCCCATTTGTGGAGGAATGGCTGGAGATAATGGAAAATTTACCCAAACATTTATTTCATATCAAGACAAAATTTTAAAAAGTGGTGCAGTTGGAGTATCTTTAAATTCGGAACAATTAAAAATACATAATGATTATAGATTTAACTGGTCTCCTATTGGAATAGAACACACTATTGATAAAATTGAAGATAATAGGGTTTATAGTATAAATGGTATGTCTCCTGTCGAGTTTTATGCAAAATATTTAGGGGAAGATGTAGCAATGGCACTTCCTGCAACAGGAATTGAGTTCCCACTTATTGTTGAAAAAGAGGGGATTCCTACAGCTAGAGCAGTTATAGCTAAACACAATGATGGAAGTGTAAGTTTTGCAGGAAATCTAAAAGAGGGAGATAAGGTAAAACTTGGTTTTGGAAATGCTGAGATGATTATGCAAAACCCTTTAGAGAGTCTAAACAGTTTTGGTTCAATGAAACCAGAAAGCTTTTTTTTATTTTCTTGTATGGCTAGAAGAAGATATATGCCTAGTTTTATCCAAGTAGAAGTTGAGCCTTTCGCAAGGATTGCTCCAACAACAGGATTTTTTACCTATGCTGAGTTTTATCATAATGGAACAAACAATCTTCTTTTAAATCAAACCTTAACAATAGTTGCACTTACAGAAGATTGTTCTAAAAATGATTTTCAAGAATTAAATTTGGAATCTAAAGAAACAAATGAACATGCTAGAACAATAAAAGCCTTAACACATCTTATACAACAATCAACAAAAGATTATGATAAACAAACTTCAAAATTAAATGAAGAAAAATTATATACACACAATCTATTAGCTGCGCAAAAACAGTTTTTAAGGCATACAATTCATGAAACAAATACTCCCTTATCTTCTATTATGTGGAATATTGAGCTACATGAAATGGAACTGGGAAAAAATAGATATTTATCAAATATTGAAGTTGCTATGAAAAATCTTTTTTCAATATATGATGATTTGAGCTATTTAGTAAAAAGAGACCAAATCAATTACACAAGTCAAAAAGTAGATTTAACTGATTATGTAAGAAGTCGAATTGACTTTTTCTCTCAAGTTGCATTAAAAGCAAACTCAAAATTGGTATTTGATAGTTCAAATAAACCAAGATTTATAAACTTCAATGAAACAAAACTTCAAAGAATTATAGACAATAATTTAACAAATGCTATAAAATATACCTTTGAAAATCAAGATATTCATATTATACTTTATGGAGAAGATGATTTTTATAAATTACAATTTACAAGTCATTCAAGTGTAATCCAAGAGCCTCAAAAAATATTTGAAGAATACTATAGAGAAGAAAAACTAAAAGAGGGTTTTGGATTAGGTTTAAATTTGGTAAAAAAAATTTGTGATGAAGAAGATGTAAAAATAAAGCTTGAATCAAATAGCCATTTTACAACTTTTTCATACTACTTTAAAAAGGAAAATAAAGATGAAAATTCTATTACTTGAAGATGATTTGATGTTAAATGATGCAATAAATCAATACTTAACATCAGTGGGACATCAAATTGTATCCTCAAAAGATGGAAAGACTTGCCTTGAAATATTAGAGCATGAAAAATTTGATATGTTGATATTGGATATTAACCTTCCAGATATTAATGGTTTTACAATTTTAGAAGAGCTTCATAAACAAAAAAGAACTATCCCTACTATATTTATCTCTGCACTTTTAGATATAGAAGATATTTCAAGAGCCTTTGATATTGGTTGCCACGATTACTTAAAAAAACCCTTTCATCTAAAAGAACTAAATCTTCGAATAAATAAAATTCTAAAATCTTCAATAGTACCACAAAACCATAAGAGATTATCAAAACAATACAGTTTTGACCATGATAATATGACACTTTATTTTAATAATGAACCTCATATCTTACCAAAAAGACAACTTATGATAATCTCACTATTATCTAAAAATAGAAGTCTAGTTGTAAATTATGATATGTTTAGAGAATATGCTTATGATGGAGATGATATAGATACAGCTACCATAAGAGCTGAAGTAAATAGAGTAAAAAAAGTTCTAAAAGAAGACTTTATTATAAATATAAGAGGTATCGGTTATATGGTAGAAAGGCCAAATTAAATTACACTATAGGTAATTCTATAAAAAATTTTATCTAATTATAGATGAAAAATATTAATAACCACAAATAGCATTTTTCTAAATCAAATATTCTGAAAAGTTGTAAGATGAATTTTTTTTGGAACATAATTAGAACAATTAAACGAACGTTTTTACACATCAAATACTGACTATAAAACCCCACCTTTTTTCTATACTATATCTGTACAAAAAAATTAAATAAATGGGTTTTTATAGACATTTAGTAAAAAAAGAGACTATTTAGAGTTTTATATCAATAGAAAAAAGTTCTAGTTATACCATCATGAGATTTTTCTACTGCTCCAAATATTACAGGTTGTGGAACTTATTTTGATGTTTCATTTGATATTAAGGAATCATCTATTAATTTTTCACTTGATGGTTTAATTTTGTTTTTATTTCATTTTCTAAATATGAAATTGTTTTTTGTTCTTTTTTTATATCATTGTATAATTCGTTTGACTTGTTATAATATTCTTTTACAAAATCTTTTTGTTCAACTTTACAGTCTATTTTAAAAAGACCCCAAGTTTTTTTAATTGAAAAAACATTATGCTTAATATCTTCTAATTGAGATTTTCTAATTTTTAAATTCTTCCTTATTCTATCTACTTTGGAAGTATCATTTAAGTAATTATTTGCATTAATAGAGTTAATATTTTTTGACATTTTATCAATATAAAGTTTCTCTTTTTTAAACAGTTTCATTAATGAATTATGTTCTTCTAGTGTTGAATTAATGAGTTTATTATTACAAATATTAAATTCTTCAACATTTCTTATTTTATCTAAAAAAACAGATAACTCTTTTGTTGGTGTATTTTTCATTATTAACTTATCATAGATTAAATTCATTGTCTTACCATCTGAAATAACCCTACATGATGATTTTATATTTAATTCTTTCTTTTTCTTTTCACATAACTTTTTTGCATCATTATGAGCAGTATTTAAACTATTTTCATTGTATGTCAAAGCATAAGTATATTCGTTTGGTCCATCAATTGCTACAGCAAAAGATTTGAAATGTGGTTTTTTAAAAAATTTTTCTAATTGAGTTTCAATTTCATGAGTAACTTTAAAAGTATCTTTTTTTTCTTCACTCTTTTCCTTTTTTATGTCTTCCTTATTTAAATTTTCATTTTCTTTATTAGTCTTTCTTTCTAGTAAATTATCAGCTGATTTTATTTCTTCTTTTTTTGTTTTATCACTTATATTTTTAAAAAAATCAAATATATTGTCTTTAGCATTAACAATTATATTTTGTGTATATTCAAATTTTAAATTATTATTAGGCAATTTATATAATAATCCAATATTTTTAGTTCTTATTGGTTCATAAGTTATCCCATCTATAACAAATTTATCATCTTTGTAATCATAAAGAGCATTCCCACCCAAAAGCAATTCTCCTTTATCCATAGGTTCAGCAACCCTTAAAAAACTTTCTCTTCCAAATAAATAGAACTTATTTTTCTTTTTAATATTTCCATCACTATCAAATAGAATAAATTGATTGTTTATCTTATGGTTTTTGAATCTATCAGATATAGTAATAAGATATTCGTCTTTTCCCAATGGTTTAATAAACCAAGAAAACAATGAACCTTTTTTTTTTAAATTTATCAGCTCTTTATTCCATATAATTTCACCATTAGAGGAAAATTTGAATATATGAATTGTTCTTTTACCAAACTTCTTTTTATTCTTATACATATAAACATTAGATAAAAAAGAACCATTTTCTAATTGAATCAAATCTATAAATTTACCAAAAAATTTACCGCTATAATCATGTTGCCAAATTAAGTTACCATCTTTATCAAATTTTATTATAAAAAAAGGATTTTCAGCAATTGCTAAATAATTATTATCTACAGTTTTTATAACTTTCATAAATCTAATAGCCTTAGATTTATCCTTTTTTATTATTATCTCATTAGAAAGAAACTTTCTTAAATCTTTTTCTTTTATTACGTTATGTTTGTCTTCATATAATATTTC is a window of Halarcobacter sp. DNA encoding:
- a CDS encoding FIST N-terminal domain-containing protein, with amino-acid sequence MKTFNYNIKNGIENSNINLNILKDEKNILIQVFCGQGFDALKDIIEKLKKELPQSIIIGTTTDGEIKNNSITTSNTIVSISIFHKTKIIASYVEEENSFKNGFNLAKNLITHNTKLLILFTDGTTTNGENFLKGVESFSNTTPICGGMAGDNGKFTQTFISYQDKILKSGAVGVSLNSEQLKIHNDYRFNWSPIGIEHTIDKIEDNRVYSINGMSPVEFYAKYLGEDVAMALPATGIEFPLIVEKEGIPTARAVIAKHNDGSVSFAGNLKEGDKVKLGFGNAEMIMQNPLESLNSFGSMKPESFFLFSCMARRRYMPSFIQVEVEPFARIAPTTGFFTYAEFYHNGTNNLLLNQTLTIVALTEDCSKNDFQELNLESKETNEHARTIKALTHLIQQSTKDYDKQTSKLNEEKLYTHNLLAAQKQFLRHTIHETNTPLSSIMWNIELHEMELGKNRYLSNIEVAMKNLFSIYDDLSYLVKRDQINYTSQKVDLTDYVRSRIDFFSQVALKANSKLVFDSSNKPRFINFNETKLQRIIDNNLTNAIKYTFENQDIHIILYGEDDFYKLQFTSHSSVIQEPQKIFEEYYREEKLKEGFGLGLNLVKKICDEEDVKIKLESNSHFTTFSYYFKKENKDENSIT
- a CDS encoding response regulator transcription factor, coding for MKILLLEDDLMLNDAINQYLTSVGHQIVSSKDGKTCLEILEHEKFDMLILDINLPDINGFTILEELHKQKRTIPTIFISALLDIEDISRAFDIGCHDYLKKPFHLKELNLRINKILKSSIVPQNHKRLSKQYSFDHDNMTLYFNNEPHILPKRQLMIISLLSKNRSLVVNYDMFREYAYDGDDIDTATIRAEVNRVKKVLKEDFIINIRGIGYMVERPN